From the Streptomyces nigrescens genome, one window contains:
- a CDS encoding GNAT family N-acetyltransferase — MTGTHASHGSHETGDSGSGDPAVAWRPRPETTADTAAVRRIHLAAFETAGEADLVDALRRDPSAWLPGLSYVADAPDGTPAAHALLTRCHVDEVPAVALAPCAVLPGYQKCGAGDAVIRALLEAARAAGERTAIVLGHPPYYPRFGFVPAARFGILPPQPWPDDAFMALSLDDSTPPRGTVRYAEAFGID; from the coding sequence ATGACCGGCACTCACGCATCCCACGGCTCACACGAGACCGGCGACAGCGGCTCCGGAGACCCGGCCGTGGCCTGGCGCCCCCGCCCCGAGACCACCGCGGACACCGCGGCCGTCCGCCGGATCCACCTCGCCGCCTTCGAGACGGCCGGCGAGGCCGATCTCGTCGACGCGCTGCGCCGCGACCCGTCGGCCTGGCTGCCGGGCCTGTCCTACGTGGCTGACGCGCCGGACGGCACCCCGGCCGCCCATGCGCTGCTGACCCGCTGTCATGTCGACGAGGTCCCCGCCGTGGCGCTGGCGCCGTGCGCGGTGCTGCCCGGGTACCAGAAGTGCGGTGCGGGCGATGCGGTGATCCGGGCGCTCCTGGAGGCCGCGCGGGCGGCAGGCGAGCGGACCGCGATCGTGCTCGGCCATCCGCCGTATTACCCGCGCTTCGGATTCGTCCCGGCCGCCCGGTTCGGCATTCTGCCCCCGCAGCCCTGGCCGGACGATGCCTTCATGGCGCTGTCCCTGGACGACTCCACGCCCCCGCGCGGCACGGTGCGCTACGCCGAAGCCTTCGGCATCGACTGA
- a CDS encoding DoxX family protein, with translation MSPLTTFLQRSTPHVLALFRIVIGLLFACHGASSLFGVLGGAMGQGGTVPTGSWPGWYAAVIQLAGGLLVMLGLGTRAAAFISSGSMAYAYFSAHQGSALWPIQNGGEASAMYCWAFLLLFFAGPGSWALDRVFFGDRGQEATPSAQREPSAV, from the coding sequence ATGTCACCGCTCACCACGTTCCTCCAGAGATCCACCCCGCACGTGCTCGCACTCTTCCGCATCGTCATCGGCCTGCTCTTCGCCTGCCACGGCGCGTCCTCGCTCTTCGGCGTCCTCGGCGGTGCGATGGGTCAGGGCGGCACCGTCCCCACCGGCAGCTGGCCGGGCTGGTACGCCGCCGTGATCCAGCTGGCCGGCGGTCTCCTGGTGATGCTCGGCCTGGGCACCCGCGCCGCCGCGTTCATCAGCTCCGGCTCGATGGCGTACGCGTACTTCTCCGCGCACCAGGGCTCGGCGCTGTGGCCGATACAGAACGGTGGCGAGGCCTCCGCGATGTACTGCTGGGCGTTCCTGCTGCTCTTCTTCGCCGGCCCCGGCTCGTGGGCGCTCGACCGGGTCTTCTTCGGCGACCGCGGACAGGAGGCGACCCCGTCCGCTCAGCGGGAGCCCTCCGCCGTCTGA
- a CDS encoding DedA family protein: MLESLGSLGGTPWVYVIVSLSIVLDVFVPILPSGVLVIAAATTAAGTGTAADAVGGVEVTATVHTGAHLAEIISLVLCAATASVLGDMVAYRLARRGGDRFDRAIGRSRRLSTAQERLGTALTRGGGGIVVLARFAPAGRSVVSLGAGVAHRTVREFLPWSALAGLAWASYSVSLGYFGGHWLGTSWMSTALSVVALFAAGSAAAFLIRRPDHRTAH; this comes from the coding sequence TTGCTGGAAAGCCTGGGGTCCCTCGGCGGCACCCCTTGGGTGTATGTGATCGTCAGTCTCTCGATCGTTCTCGATGTGTTCGTCCCGATTCTGCCCAGTGGGGTCCTGGTGATCGCCGCGGCCACGACGGCGGCCGGCACCGGCACGGCGGCGGACGCGGTCGGCGGCGTCGAGGTCACCGCCACCGTCCACACCGGTGCCCACCTGGCCGAAATCATCTCCCTGGTGCTGTGCGCGGCCACCGCCTCCGTGCTCGGCGACATGGTCGCCTACCGGCTCGCCCGGCGCGGCGGCGACCGCTTCGACCGCGCCATCGGCCGCTCCCGCCGGCTGAGCACGGCACAGGAACGACTCGGAACGGCGCTGACGCGAGGCGGCGGCGGCATCGTCGTCCTGGCCCGCTTCGCCCCTGCCGGACGCTCCGTGGTCAGCCTGGGCGCCGGTGTCGCGCACCGTACGGTCCGCGAGTTCCTCCCGTGGTCCGCACTGGCCGGTTTGGCCTGGGCGTCCTACAGCGTGAGCCTCGGCTACTTCGGCGGACACTGGCTCGGCACCTCCTGGATGAGTACCGCCCTCTCCGTCGTCGCCCTCTTCGCCGCCGGATCGGCCGCCGCCTTCCTGATACGCCGCCCGGACCACCGCACCGCGCACTGA
- a CDS encoding FAD/NAD(P)-binding protein, which produces MAADHLADHRPRPALALVGAGPRGTSVLERICASAAELAPGSRLTVHVIDPAPPGAGQVWRTAQPPELLMNTVASQVTLFTDDSVECAGPIRTGPSLYAWEGCEVGPDDYPGRALYGRYLEWVFRHTVRTAPEEVTVVTHPACAVRLAEAPDGSQSLTLDNGRTLHGLGAVVLAQGHLPAVADAEQRRLADYAAGHGLRYLPPANPADLSAALEALPPGRPVLLRGLGLNFFDHMALLTTARGGRFVRGAGGTLTYLPSGREPRLYAGSRRGVPYHARGDNAKGAHGRHLPLLLTPDVIAAFRKRADSGELPDFLAEVWPLVAKEVEAVYYEALLARRAADDAAGHLFRERFRQRFLGSAHRSPEEAAALDAFGIAPGERWDWDRVSRPHAERSFAGRAAFREWLLDHLREDVAHARQDNVSGPVKAALDVLRDLRNELRQIVDHGGLAGASRRDHLDRWYTPLNAFLSIGPPRRRIEEMTALIEAGVLEVIGPRMTLRLGSADGHEPGFTAHSPDVPGSAVTATALIEARLPEPDVRRTADLLLARLLAEGGGRPHTVDGYETGGLDVTPSPYRLIEADGRHHPRRFAVGVPTEGVHWVTAAGARPGVGSVTLADTDAVARAALRAAVVDTAPGRGTGAGRASASGMGSGRASASGVVPAAGVVSATGVATSSQRSHLARG; this is translated from the coding sequence TTGGCCGCCGACCACCTCGCCGACCACCGCCCCCGGCCCGCCCTCGCGCTCGTCGGCGCCGGGCCGCGCGGGACGAGCGTGCTGGAGCGGATCTGCGCCTCGGCCGCCGAACTGGCCCCGGGCTCCCGGCTGACCGTCCATGTCATCGACCCCGCCCCGCCCGGCGCCGGCCAGGTGTGGCGCACCGCCCAGCCGCCCGAGCTGCTGATGAACACCGTGGCCTCGCAGGTCACCCTGTTCACCGACGACAGTGTCGAGTGCGCCGGCCCGATACGCACCGGGCCGAGCCTGTACGCCTGGGAGGGGTGCGAGGTCGGCCCGGACGACTATCCGGGGCGCGCGCTGTACGGCCGCTATCTGGAGTGGGTCTTCCGCCACACGGTGCGCACCGCCCCTGAGGAGGTGACGGTCGTGACGCACCCGGCCTGCGCGGTGCGGCTGGCCGAGGCCCCCGACGGCTCGCAGTCCCTCACCCTCGACAACGGCCGGACGCTGCACGGCCTGGGGGCGGTGGTCCTCGCCCAGGGCCATCTGCCGGCCGTTGCGGACGCCGAGCAGCGGCGGCTGGCCGACTACGCCGCCGGGCACGGGCTGCGCTATCTGCCACCCGCCAATCCCGCCGATCTCTCCGCCGCCCTGGAGGCACTGCCGCCGGGCCGTCCGGTACTGCTGCGCGGTCTCGGCCTCAACTTCTTCGATCACATGGCGCTGCTGACGACGGCCCGGGGCGGCCGGTTCGTCCGCGGTGCCGGCGGGACGCTGACGTATCTGCCGTCCGGCCGCGAACCCCGGCTGTACGCGGGCTCCCGGCGCGGCGTCCCGTACCACGCGCGCGGCGACAACGCGAAGGGCGCGCACGGCCGTCATCTGCCGCTGCTGCTCACCCCGGACGTGATAGCGGCCTTCCGCAAGCGCGCGGACTCCGGTGAACTGCCCGATTTCCTGGCGGAAGTCTGGCCCCTGGTGGCCAAGGAAGTGGAGGCGGTCTACTACGAGGCGCTGCTGGCGCGGCGGGCCGCGGACGATGCGGCGGGCCACCTCTTCCGGGAGCGCTTCCGGCAGCGCTTCCTGGGCAGCGCGCACCGCAGCCCCGAAGAGGCCGCCGCCCTGGACGCGTTCGGGATCGCGCCGGGCGAGCGCTGGGACTGGGACCGGGTCTCCCGGCCGCACGCGGAGCGGTCGTTCGCCGGCCGCGCCGCCTTCCGGGAGTGGCTGCTGGACCATCTGCGGGAGGACGTCGCACACGCCCGCCAGGACAATGTGTCCGGCCCGGTCAAGGCGGCGCTGGACGTACTGCGCGATCTGCGCAACGAGCTGCGGCAGATCGTCGACCACGGCGGGCTGGCCGGCGCGTCCCGCCGCGACCACCTGGACCGCTGGTACACCCCGCTCAACGCCTTTCTGTCCATCGGGCCGCCGCGGCGCCGGATCGAAGAGATGACCGCACTGATCGAGGCCGGGGTGCTGGAGGTCATCGGCCCCCGGATGACCCTCCGGCTCGGCTCCGCCGACGGCCACGAGCCCGGTTTCACGGCCCATTCGCCGGACGTGCCGGGCTCCGCGGTGACGGCGACGGCGCTGATCGAGGCGCGGCTGCCGGAACCGGATGTCCGGCGCACCGCGGACCTGTTGCTGGCCCGGCTGCTGGCCGAGGGCGGCGGCCGGCCGCACACCGTGGACGGCTACGAGACGGGCGGGCTCGATGTGACGCCGAGCCCGTACCGCCTCATCGAGGCCGACGGGCGGCACCATCCGCGGCGGTTCGCGGTCGGGGTGCCGACGGAGGGGGTGCACTGGGTGACGGCGGCCGGGGCGCGTCCCGGGGTGGGGTCGGTCACCTTGGCCGATACGGATGCGGTGGCGCGGGCGGCCCTGCGGGCGGCGGTCGTGGACACGGCCCCGGGCCGGGGCACGGGTGCGGGCAGGGCTTCGGCGAGCGGAATGGGGTCGGGCAGGGCCTCGGCGAGCGGCGTGGTTCCGGCGGCAGGTGTGGTTTCGGCGACTGGTGTGGCCACTTCCAGCCAAAGATCCCATTTGGCCAGAGGTTGA